The following are from one region of the Paenalkalicoccus suaedae genome:
- a CDS encoding MFS transporter, with protein sequence MSILKNKNFLYMFLGRITTNIGDSLYTVAAMWLVYDLGGSTFFTGLAGFLTLFPRLIQFLSGPLLDRISIRKLLLTTQLLQAALLLLIPLAAYAGYLTVGLVLIISPILTTLNMLVYPAQIAALPKLVNNKDLSQANSLFAVAYQGIEIACNALAGVLIVTIGAISIYLLDSVMFMLGALLFSFIRLPKQVATPKTATSIKSTLSTYKRELTEGISILFSNTFSRLLLGVLVINFVGGATFVVLPAFSEQRGGAEIFGFLLMAQAIGSLAGALLAPYLRLENIGIGRVYAIAFLISGTLWATSIFIPTTWLMIVIYGLAWFPGGVTNILINTAIQKGIPKHLLGRVFAASMSVSGIAMPLGSLIGGSTGALLGPTPIIAASGAIVLGVGIFWLIDTTTRSLPNQHDISEETFVKTPSQIRNVSS encoded by the coding sequence ATGAGTATCCTAAAAAATAAAAACTTTCTCTATATGTTTTTGGGACGGATCACGACGAATATTGGGGATAGCCTTTACACCGTTGCCGCGATGTGGCTCGTATATGACCTTGGTGGATCGACGTTTTTTACGGGGTTAGCTGGATTCCTCACACTCTTTCCGCGTCTGATCCAGTTCCTATCCGGACCGCTCCTTGATCGAATATCAATTCGCAAACTCTTACTGACCACACAGCTTCTTCAGGCGGCACTTTTACTGCTTATCCCACTCGCCGCATACGCTGGATATTTAACAGTCGGACTCGTACTGATCATCTCGCCAATTCTCACGACGCTCAATATGCTCGTGTATCCTGCCCAGATCGCAGCCTTACCAAAGCTCGTTAACAACAAAGACCTTTCTCAAGCAAACTCTCTTTTTGCAGTGGCATATCAAGGCATTGAGATTGCCTGCAATGCACTTGCTGGCGTCCTCATCGTTACTATTGGCGCCATATCCATCTACCTCTTAGATTCCGTCATGTTTATGCTTGGCGCACTTCTCTTTTCTTTTATCCGATTACCTAAACAAGTAGCAACGCCAAAGACAGCAACCTCTATTAAAAGCACGCTATCTACATACAAACGAGAACTCACAGAAGGCATCTCTATCCTATTTAGTAACACCTTCTCCCGACTTCTGCTCGGCGTTCTTGTCATTAACTTCGTCGGAGGCGCCACCTTCGTCGTCCTCCCAGCTTTTAGCGAACAACGCGGTGGTGCAGAGATTTTCGGGTTTCTCCTCATGGCACAAGCAATCGGAAGCTTAGCTGGAGCCCTACTCGCACCTTATTTACGACTAGAGAACATCGGCATCGGACGTGTATATGCCATCGCCTTTTTAATAAGCGGCACGCTGTGGGCCACATCCATATTCATCCCGACAACATGGCTTATGATCGTCATTTACGGTCTCGCCTGGTTCCCTGGCGGCGTCACCAACATACTCATCAACACCGCCATCCAAAAAGGCATCCCAAAGCACCTCCTAGGCCGCGTTTTCGCCGCATCCATGAGTGTCAGCGGCATCGCCATGCCACTCGGCTCGCTCATCGGCGGTAGCACAGGCGCACTACTCGGCCCAACACCGATCATCGCAGCAAGCGGCGCGATCGTCCTCGGCGTAGGCATCTTCTGGCTCATCGACACGACCACCAGATCCCTCCCAAATCAACATGATATTTCGGAGGAAACGTTTGTAAAGACACCCTCGCAGATTAGGAATGTGAGCTCTTAA
- a CDS encoding ATP-binding protein, with translation MLIESDGTSFENTRSLKQDLTFDQTTSFFKELNIPFNTEHQRTLGLRTTDDYFTNLGLLFSDQCEHTIKCARYAGNDKLDFQDRKEFNGSLLTQVEAAFAYMDLYNRKTSHFEGLKRIEKESYPSYALREALINAVTHRDYSFSSSILIHLFQDRIEIVSVGGLVKGLTVTDIELGISQSRNPKLAAVLYRLKWIESYGTGLQRMLESYKSSSVKPSWKVGPNAFVVTLPNALPDAELRDDLQVTEWLKNHPTFTSRELETFLDKSKASTRKIISDLLQEGRITRQGKGPSTTYKVN, from the coding sequence ATGCTCATAGAATCTGACGGGACAAGCTTTGAAAATACTCGTAGCTTGAAACAAGATTTAACGTTCGACCAAACGACTTCTTTCTTTAAGGAGTTGAATATACCTTTTAACACGGAACATCAGCGTACGTTAGGATTAAGAACCACAGATGATTATTTCACTAATTTAGGCTTACTTTTTTCTGATCAATGTGAACACACCATTAAATGTGCGCGTTACGCTGGCAATGATAAACTCGATTTTCAGGACAGAAAAGAATTTAACGGATCACTTCTAACTCAAGTAGAAGCAGCATTTGCGTATATGGATTTGTATAACAGGAAGACCTCTCACTTTGAGGGTTTGAAGCGCATCGAAAAAGAAAGCTACCCATCTTATGCACTCAGAGAAGCGTTGATAAATGCCGTCACACACCGTGATTATAGTTTCAGCTCAAGTATTTTAATTCACTTATTCCAAGACCGCATCGAAATTGTTTCAGTCGGTGGATTAGTAAAGGGGCTGACGGTCACGGATATTGAGCTAGGAATTTCTCAAAGTCGCAATCCAAAACTTGCGGCTGTTCTCTATCGATTAAAGTGGATCGAAAGTTACGGAACTGGCTTACAACGCATGCTCGAAAGCTACAAATCTAGCTCTGTAAAACCTTCGTGGAAGGTAGGGCCTAATGCTTTTGTGGTCACTTTACCTAACGCGCTACCAGATGCGGAGTTAAGAGATGACTTACAAGTAACGGAATGGTTAAAGAATCATCCGACATTTACTTCTCGGGAGTTAGAAACGTTTTTAGATAAAAGTAAAGCCAGTACTAGAAAAATAATAAGTGATTTACTTCAAGAAGGACGAATAACTCGTCAGGGAAAAGGTCCTTCTACAACCTACAAAGTGAATTAG
- a CDS encoding GNAT family N-acetyltransferase — MRYIQSAEGITAQMLEGFFDGWPNPPSEETHIKLLTNSSHVVLAMDESTERVIGFITAISDGVLSAYIPFLEVLPEYKSQGIGKELVTRMLKQLEHVYMIDLCCDNDLVPYYEKLGMTRVNGMVVRNYERQSGAGAE, encoded by the coding sequence ATGAGATACATACAGTCGGCCGAGGGGATCACGGCGCAGATGCTAGAGGGATTTTTTGATGGATGGCCAAATCCGCCATCGGAAGAAACACACATAAAGCTACTTACAAATAGCAGTCATGTCGTCCTCGCCATGGACGAATCGACGGAGCGGGTCATCGGGTTTATTACCGCAATAAGCGACGGCGTGCTATCGGCATACATTCCATTTTTGGAGGTGCTACCCGAGTATAAAAGCCAAGGCATCGGCAAAGAGCTCGTGACGCGCATGTTAAAGCAGCTTGAACACGTATACATGATCGATCTTTGCTGTGACAACGACCTCGTTCCTTATTATGAAAAGCTAGGAATGACGCGAGTAAATGGAATGGTCGTGCGGAATTATGAGAGGCAGTCGGGTGCGGGTGCAGAATAA
- a CDS encoding TetR/AcrR family transcriptional regulator, protein MAPKLSENKKEENKELLAAKALQVFKSYGYHETSMSLIAKEAGFSKGGIYAYFDSKEDLFLHMLKTILDQKHGVLDESFSEATYYEQLLTQWSRIFMSWSELDRNHLKLVFEFWLQASDNPLYREKLLENYYVSEEYFIKLLNRGKEKGELNSLVNPALMSQLFWSLIDGQVHFWIVRDKQPSKQELDELYEQLRLLLKGLKKP, encoded by the coding sequence ATGGCACCAAAACTATCTGAAAATAAGAAAGAAGAAAACAAAGAACTTCTTGCAGCAAAAGCCTTACAGGTGTTTAAAAGCTATGGATATCATGAAACGTCGATGAGCCTAATTGCAAAAGAAGCGGGGTTTAGTAAAGGTGGCATCTATGCTTACTTTGATAGTAAAGAGGATCTTTTTTTACACATGTTAAAGACGATCTTAGATCAAAAGCATGGTGTACTGGATGAATCATTTAGTGAGGCAACTTATTACGAGCAATTGCTTACACAGTGGTCTAGAATTTTCATGTCCTGGAGCGAATTAGATCGTAATCATTTAAAGCTTGTTTTTGAGTTTTGGCTACAAGCGAGTGATAATCCGCTCTATAGAGAGAAGCTCTTAGAAAATTATTATGTAAGTGAAGAGTACTTCATAAAATTATTAAATCGTGGCAAGGAAAAAGGAGAACTTAATTCGCTAGTGAATCCTGCACTTATGAGTCAATTATTTTGGTCGCTTATAGATGGGCAGGTTCATTTTTGGATTGTGAGGGATAAACAGCCGAGTAAACAAGAACTAGATGAGCTTTATGAGCAACTTCGATTGTTACTTAAAGGATTGAAGAAACCCTAA
- a CDS encoding MFS transporter has protein sequence MAHNVALFAVIKEKRFRHFWFTQLFILIAIQFYFISLSWMTLEITGSTVLLGTLLTITALPRLIIMPIGGALTDLMNPKLLLRITIGILLISSLVFTILLYQQAVNEITLMIFAGLFGISTALFLPVSFSMIPKLVDESKLQSANSLSQLSLQMSTTVGPAIAGIIIAYYGLPAVYVVLSLFLVCSYIVSLFIGTMEQKCKQQTRFSLIDLFKDIAEGIRIVRSISLLASLVLISALLNISIIGPQQIGLPFIASSTLDGGAENLGFILSALGAGTLIGSLVIGLMKEIKSVVVVAFSMAILLGISWSFVGFLSESLFMISSILFISGLSIGVLNVLILTLIQKKSPSHAVGRVMSLQLLGSTGIQPLSFLLVGWLLDIISVEMLFLLGGGLIAGTAIVSLSNKNIRRV, from the coding sequence ATGGCACATAATGTTGCACTGTTTGCCGTGATCAAAGAAAAACGATTTCGTCATTTTTGGTTCACGCAGCTATTCATCCTAATAGCCATCCAGTTTTATTTCATTTCCCTCTCTTGGATGACGTTAGAAATTACAGGTTCAACGGTATTATTAGGAACTCTATTAACCATTACGGCTTTGCCGAGACTTATCATTATGCCCATAGGGGGAGCCTTAACAGACCTTATGAATCCTAAGTTACTCCTGAGAATTACAATAGGAATATTGCTTATAAGTAGCTTAGTCTTTACGATTCTTTTATACCAACAGGCTGTTAATGAAATAACCTTGATGATTTTTGCAGGTCTTTTTGGCATCTCTACCGCTCTCTTTCTACCTGTCTCATTTTCAATGATTCCAAAACTTGTAGATGAATCAAAACTTCAGTCGGCTAACTCCCTTTCTCAATTGAGCCTTCAAATGTCCACTACAGTTGGACCGGCCATAGCGGGAATTATTATAGCCTATTATGGATTGCCGGCTGTTTATGTAGTATTAAGTTTGTTTCTAGTTTGCTCCTATATAGTTAGCCTTTTTATAGGTACTATGGAGCAAAAGTGTAAGCAACAGACTAGATTTTCTCTCATTGATCTCTTTAAAGATATAGCAGAAGGTATAAGGATTGTGAGGAGTATCTCTCTTCTCGCCTCATTAGTGCTCATATCCGCGCTATTAAATATAAGCATTATTGGCCCACAACAAATTGGATTACCATTTATCGCAAGTTCAACCCTTGACGGAGGAGCAGAAAATCTTGGCTTCATTCTGTCCGCATTAGGTGCAGGAACACTTATAGGATCATTAGTTATTGGATTGATGAAAGAGATAAAATCAGTGGTCGTAGTCGCATTTTCAATGGCCATCTTACTGGGGATAAGCTGGTCTTTTGTTGGATTTTTATCAGAAAGCTTATTCATGATTTCTTCTATCTTGTTTATTAGTGGACTATCCATTGGAGTCTTAAATGTTCTTATTTTGACATTAATTCAAAAGAAATCGCCGTCTCATGCAGTTGGAAGAGTAATGAGTTTGCAACTCCTAGGTTCAACTGGCATCCAGCCATTGTCTTTCTTACTTGTTGGATGGCTGTTAGATATCATTAGTGTTGAGATGCTTTTTCTACTAGGTGGAGGTTTAATTGCAGGGACAGCGATAGTAAGCTTAAGTAATAAAAATATTAGAAGGGTCTAG
- a CDS encoding ArsR/SmtB family transcription factor: MTSPSNFSLKQAKLLSSALRMKIVSVLVDEPKTSRQVATELNQSPGNVHYHIKRLHEGGLLELVEEKKVRGLTEKYYKSTSKWFNTDHDGTIDHVLSDSFEAKQSTALSIRLHLSPEQRTELEEGFRDFLEGWVKKADIDEANQEFSIGVKVVSTEPKEKP, encoded by the coding sequence ATGACCAGCCCCTCTAATTTTTCACTAAAACAAGCAAAGCTCTTGAGTAGCGCGCTCAGAATGAAGATTGTCAGTGTGCTCGTGGACGAGCCAAAAACCTCTAGACAGGTTGCCACAGAGCTCAATCAATCGCCGGGCAACGTACACTATCACATCAAACGTCTCCATGAAGGCGGACTGCTCGAACTCGTGGAAGAAAAAAAGGTGCGCGGACTCACCGAAAAATACTATAAATCGACATCCAAATGGTTCAATACCGACCACGATGGCACGATCGATCACGTCTTGAGTGACTCCTTTGAAGCAAAGCAGTCAACAGCACTCAGTATCCGTCTACACCTCTCCCCTGAGCAGCGCACAGAATTAGAAGAAGGGTTCCGTGATTTTCTGGAAGGATGGGTGAAAAAAGCCGATATTGATGAGGCAAATCAGGAGTTTAGTATCGGGGTGAAGGTGGTCTCGACGGAACCGAAGGAAAAGCCATGA